A section of the Bombus fervidus isolate BK054 chromosome 9, iyBomFerv1, whole genome shotgun sequence genome encodes:
- the LOC139991148 gene encoding uncharacterized protein gives MESQMESTSPICMQLLINNITSYLSGNNCKNTSVVKVNNEKLAINGELYFIPSLKVWKNLLKDTDKCEEKCTTILQHFLYVRGGGTNNNTDADIANQVLQLLISSSSNWSIKLHKYLLERERVCLFLQRTPLIESSIKAVIASKNDFGKTFSVNKIFSFISLQDKESELTTRRLHLIQHVTEKILTLQGSKLSDEHSDHRFVFTTKSQGNVRENYERCICGVVKNTETNCKETKLTYKEYINNKIIELKALNEHKYFEAREFNVETEECFLENLAKAAVTFELLSVKPSRPVFIGCNVATDKSTTNTKGGCFILYNTARITAIIEKYNDKSLRGEYPNLPCVNDTDFSLLNQEEEWELIYNFVIGYQQMIKDCLRYDPVFQTNTQFICIFLSKLCQKFSIYYHRIRILTEAYDHLIPTMTARLYMLHALQIVLQNALALLDITPVSRM, from the exons ATGGAGTCACAAATGGAAAGCACATCACCCATTTGCATGCAGTtgcttataaataatataacgtcatatttaagtggtaataattgcaaaaatacCTCAGTTGTCAAGgtaaataatgaaaagttAGCAATAAATggtgaattatattttatacctaGCCTTAAAGTATGGAAAAACTTGTTGAAAGACACAGATAAATGTGAAGAAAAGTGTACAACAATTTTGCAACATTTTCTATATGTTCGAGGTGGTGGAACAAATAACAACACTGATGCAGACATTGCAAATcag GTTTTACAGTTGTTAATATCATCGAGTAGTAATTGGTCTATAAAATTACACAAGTATCTtttagagagagaaagagtctgtttatttttacaacGTACCCCTCTTATAGAGAGCTCGATCAAAGCAGTTATAGCATCTAAGAATGACTTTGGGAAAACTTTTTCAGTTAACAAGATCTTTAGTTTCATATCGCTTCAAGATAAGGAATCAGAACTCACAACTAGAAGATTACACTTAATACAACATGTCACTGAAAAGATTTTGACCCTGCAAGGGTCTAAACTATCAGATGAGCACTCTGATCACAGATTTGTATTTACCACTAAGTCGCAAGGAAATGTGAGAGAAAATTATGAGAGGTGTATATGTGGTGTggtaaaaaatacagaaacaaACTGTAAAGAGACAAAACTAAcgtataaagaatatattaacaataaaattatagagtTAAAAGCATTAAatgaacataaatattttgaagcacGGGAATTTAACGTAGAAACAGAAGAATGTTTCCTTGAAAATCTTGCAAAAGCAGCAGTTACATTTGAATTATTATCTGTAAAACCAAGCCGTCCTGTTTTTATTGGATGCAATGTTGCTACCGATAAAAGTACCACGAACACAAAAG GtggatgttttatattatataatacagcAAGAATAACAGCTATCATTGAAAAGTATAATGATAAAAGTTTAAGAGGAGAATATCCTAATTTACCATGTGTCAATGATACAGATTTTTCTTTACTAAATCAAGAG GAAGAATGGGaacttatatataattttgttattggATATCAACAAATGATAAAGGATTGTTTAAGATATGATCCTGTCTTCCAAACAAATACacaatttatttgtatatttttgtctAAACTGTGCCAAAAATTTAGCATCTACTATCATAGAATTAGAATATTAACT gAAGCATATGACCATTTGATTCCAACAATGACTGCCAGATTATATATGCTACATGCATTGCAAATTGTGCTTCAAAATGCACTTGCTTTACTAGATATCACTCCTGTATCTCGCATGTAa